A single region of the Lotus japonicus ecotype B-129 chromosome 4, LjGifu_v1.2 genome encodes:
- the LOC130714033 gene encoding uncharacterized protein LOC130714033 — protein MAHPFYFSCYTKVLVFSLLLFLFLSLCSTSYSKPQLVSTRTSTRVSSRRILEVEEEEQQDEKPLKKKTTTTQSTKNQTKLIKPNTTPSSKNQTKITKSSNLSTKNQTKTIKSNNTISLKNQTKSNATSTKTIKSNNLSPKNQTKQLKVSSKESPKTTPTDTGLKKKLNSTTSASTPKSKKLNSTSKATTPVSTSSKKSLDLVKASNKTTKATATATATDKQTKSKTTTQPHDATKQQSKKPAKQAPPGWFIDEEEDDDMVSISEFRDLPNKFQRTLIPDLERITTTSKAYLTKANDEITKGFKPYVGNKYAPTVAAVASCAFILIPLLLVSLLCTRIKAFFSLQKILIFIQVYLSIYFTILCVSSLVTGIEPLKFLYSVSHSTYLCLQVLQTLAYVFYLLLLLMFLVLVFSTECGLGLKFLGLAQVFVGFAVGLHYYVTVFHRVVLRQPPKTSWKVHGIYATCFLLICVLAGADNRRKKAYVENDGEEGKKN, from the coding sequence ATGGCTCACCCCTTCTACTTCTCCTGCTACACCAAGGTACTTGtgttctctcttcttctcttcctttttctttctctttgctcCACTTCCTACTCCAAACCTCAACTTGTGAGCACTAGAACAAGTACTAGAGTTAGTAGTAGAAGAATAttagaggttgaagaagaagagcaGCAGGATGAGAAGCCCCTCAAGAAGAAAACCACCACAACCCAATCCACCAAAAACCAAACCAAGCTAATCAAACCCAATACTACTCCTTCTTCCAaaaaccaaaccaaaatcaCCAAATCTAGTAACCTCTCCACCAAAAATCAAACCAAAACCATCAAATCCAACAACACCATTTCCTTAAAAAACCAAACCAAATCCAATGCCACTTCCACCAAAACCATCAAATCCAACAACCTTTCACCCAAAAATCAAACCAAACAACTCAAGGTTAGCTCAAAGGAATCTCCCAAAACCACACCCACCGACACTGGACTCAAGAAGAAGCTCAATTCCACCACCTCCGCCTCTACCCCCAAGAGCAAGAAGCTGAACTCCACATCCAAAGCAACAACTCCTGTTTCCACTTCAAGCAAGAAATCACTGGATCTCGTGAAAGCAAGTAACAAAACTACAAaggccaccgccaccgccaccgccaccgacAAGCAAACCAAATCCAAAACAACAACTCAACCTCACGACGCCACAAAACAACAGAGCAAGAAACCTGCAAAACAAGCACCACCGGGTTGGTtcattgatgaagaagaagatgacgaTATGGTTTCAATTTCAGAGTTCAGAGATCTTCCAAACAAGTTCCAACGCACTTTAATCCCAGATTTGGAGCgaatcaccaccacctccaaaGCCTACCTAACAAAAGCCAACGACGAAATCACAAAAGGATTCAAACCCTACGTCGGCAACAAATATGCACCCACCGTCGCCGCCGTAGCCTCCTGCGCTTTCATCTTGATCCCTCTGCTCTTAGTCTCACTCCTCTGTACCAGAATCAAAGCCTTCTTCTCCCTCCAGAAGATCCTGATCTTCATCCAAGTGTACCTCTCGATCTACTTCACCATTCTCTGCGTGTCTTCGTTGGTCACCGGAATCGAACCGTTGAAGTTTCTGTACTCCGTTTCGCATTCTACCTATCTCTGTCTCCAGGTGCTTCAGACACTGGCTTATGTGTTCTACCTGTTGCTGCTTCTCATGTTCCTCGTACTCGTATTCTCCACGGAGTGTGGGCTGGGCTTGAAGTTTCTGGGCCTGGCCCAGGTGTTTGTGGGCTTTGCTGTTGGGCTTCATTACTATGTGACGGTGTTTCATAGGGTGGTGCTGCGGCAACCACCTAAGACGAGTTGGAAGGTACACGGGATTTATGCTACGTGTTTTCTCCTCATTTGTGTTCTTGCTGGGGCTGATAATAGAAGGAAAAAGGCTTATGTGGAaaatgatggagaagaaggcaagaagaactaa
- the LOC130709989 gene encoding uncharacterized protein LOC130709989 has product MLIGDYFANEPTYDDAMFRRRYRMQKHLFLRIVDDLSSSDNYFTQRVDAANKQGISPLAKCTTAMRMLAYGVAADAVDEYIKIGGTTALECLRRFCKGIIRLYEQQYLRAPTQEDLQRILHANDMRGFPGMIGSIDCMHWEWKNCPKAWEGQFTRGDKGTTTVILEAVATYDLWIWHAFFGCPGTLNDINVLDRSPVFDDVEQGKTPAVNFVVNQRPYNMAYYLADGIYPSYPTFIKTIRLPQSEPDKLFAKVQEGCRKDIERAFGVLQARFQIIREPARLWDIDDLSIIMRSCIILHNMIVEDERDTYAQRWTDFEQSGEGGSSTQQPYSTEVLPAFANHVRARSELRDSNVHHELQADLVKHIWAKFGMSQD; this is encoded by the coding sequence ATGCTAATtggcgactactttgccaatgagcctacatatgacgatgcaatgtttcgtcgtcggtaccggatgcaaaagcatcttttccttcgaatcgttgatgacctttcaagtagtgataactacttcacccaacgcgttgatgcagccaataaacaaggtatatcacccttagcaaaatgtaccacagcaatgcgaatgttagcatatggtgtggcagcagatgcggtcgatgagtacatcaaaattggaggtactacagcattggagtgtttacgtagattctgtaaaggaatcatacgattgtatgagcaacagtacctgagagcaccaacccaagaagACCTGCAAAGGATATTACATGCTAATGacatgcgggggttcccaggcatgatcgggagtattgactgcatgcactgggagtggaaaaattgtcctaaagcatgggaaggtcaatttactagaggggataagggaaccacaacagttattcttgaagcagttgcaacttatgacctatggatctggcatgccttttttggatgtcctggaacgttgaacgacataaacgttctagatcggtcaccagtgtttgatgacgtggaacagggaaagactccagctgtgaatttcgttgtgaatcaacgtccctataatatggcatactatctagccgatggtatctatccttcttatccaactttcatcaaaacgattagacttcctcaaagtgaacccgataagttatttgcaaaagttcaggagggatgtcggaaggacatcgaacgtgcatttggagttcttcaagctcgttttcaaatcatccgtgaaccagctcgcttgtgggacatagatgacttgagtatcattatgaggtcatgcatcatattacataatatgattgtcgaggatgaacgagatacatatgctcaacgttggaccgattttgagcaatctggggaaggtggatctagtacacagcaaccatactcgaccgaggttttacccgcttttgcaaatcatgtgcgtgctagatccgagttgcgtgattcaaatgttcatcatgaactgcaagcagatctagtgaagcacatctgggcaaagtttggaatgtctcaggattga
- the LOC130711403 gene encoding uncharacterized protein LOC130711403 — translation MDKVSSDCPYPGCFFCVMKEGNPSKRRASVLKFFRELPCQDDDGQVLPISGLWNTAMAHPNDPEFIELGIFECMSALIWKGLKNRRWLSHDQNIYIPYYAAHIIGSYTMNMEEFAESSVHAGVIPPLVELLRGRLTWVEQRVAVRALGHLATYPSTFPSVASHGEILELSMQLAMSSLEIVYSHFYQYVDRRLSYHCDLLTRGMGGVEMESRKAEEWASQLQCWSLQLINCFAFKPEFLPTICKPEFLNKLPGMWGGLVNENSPAGIGLLRTICHQKLGRGPVASCPGIIEALCNIARSTDDWQYMAIDCLLCLLQDPNICHKVVDKVVPALIDLAEITTLGDHKKLGDSIVNVLQDCIQSQGSGRSSINSRTKEQVEDILNSKQRLKWEKNMPKEDLHIKQAAALVVKLEGNSLFSSGNIAGAASKYSEALALCPMRSRKERVVLYSNRAQCHLLLQQPLAAISDATRALCLHKPVNRHAKSLWRRAQAYDMLGLAKESLLDAILFINECSQSNDPDLSLRQNKVPDYAERLVKKQMRAAWLFRDAAIKHGGVHNQGDGGDIYGPETDDSEWETASESDIGNDGRDDMGDDDDDGDWNNDDERKDYDKPSIKELKHGYNVQLAEEEP, via the exons ATGGATAAAGTTTCGTCAGATTGCCCATACCCGGGATGCTTCTTTTGTGTTATGAAGGAGGGGAATCCGAGCAAGCGTAGAGCGAGTGTACTCAAATTCTTTAGAGAACTTCCATGTCAGGATGATGATGGTCAGGTTCTCCCTATCAGTGGCCTTTGGAACACGGCAATGGCGCATCCAAATGACCCTGAATTCATAGAGCTAGGAATATTTGAATGCATGTCTGCCCTAATATGGAAAGGACTGAAAAATCGTCGCTGGCTTTCGCATGACCAAAATATCTACATCCCTTATTATGCAGCTCATATCATTGGTTCCTACACAATGAATATGGAAGAATTTGCAGAGAGTTCTGTTCATGCTGGGGTTATTCCTCCTCTGGTTGAGCTGTTAAGAGGTAGATTAACCTGGGTGGAGCAGAGGGTTGCAGTTAGAGCTTTGGGACATTTAGCTACATATCCCAGCACTTTTCCTTCTGTAGCAAGTCATGGTGAAATTCTTGAACTCTCCATGCAATTAGCAATGAGTTCCCTGGAAATAGTTTATTCACACTTTTACCAATATGTTGATAGAAGGTTAAGTTATCACTGTGATCTGCTTACACGCGGTATGGGTGGTGTTGAAATGGAGTCCAGGAAGGCTGAGGAATGGGCTAGTCAGTTACAATGTTGGTCCCTTCAGCTCATCAATTGCTTTGCTTTTAAACCTGAATTTCTTCCTACGATATGCAAACCTGAATTTCTGAACAAACTACCTGGCATGTGGGGTGGACTTGTTAATGAAAATTCACCAGCTGGCATTGGTTTATTAAGAACAATTTGTCATCAAAAGCTTGGAAGGGGACCAGTGGCCAGTTGCCCTGGTATTATTGAAGCATTATGTAATATTGCTCGGTCTACAGATGATTGGCAGTATATGGCTATTGATTGTCTTCTATGTTTGCTTCAAGATCCCAACATATGTCACAAG GTGGTTGATAAAGTTGTGCCTGCATTAATTGATCTTGCTGAGATTACTACTCTGGGTGATCATAAAAAGCTTGGCGATTCCATTGTTAATGTTCTTCAAGATTGCATCCAGTCGCAAGGGTCAGGAAGAAGCTCAATCAATAGTCGCACTAAAGAACAGGTGGAGGATATATTAAATTCAAAGCAGAGATTAAAATGGGAAAAGAATATGCCCAAGGAAGATCTGCACATTAAGCAGGCTGCTGCACTGGTAGTCAAGCTTGAAGGAAATTCCCTGTTCTCATCTGGAAATATTGCTGGGGCTGCATCAAAGTACTCTGAAGCATTGGCATTGTGTCCAATGAGATCCAGGAAGGAGAGAGTTGTTCTATATAGTAATCGTGCTCAATGCCATCTTTTGCTGCAACAACCTTTGGCTGCTATAAGTGATGCTACTCGTGCACTGTGCCTACATAAACCTGTCAATCGTCATGCCAAAAGCCTCTGGAGACGAGCACAGGCTTATGACATGCTTGGGTTAGCGAAAGAGAGTTTATTAGATGCTATTCTATTTATAAATGAGTGCTCGCAATCAAATGATCCTGATCTCTCACTGAGGCAAAATAAAGTTCCGGATTATGCTGAGCGATTAGTTAAGAAACAGATGCGTGCTGCATGGTTATTTCGAGATGCAGCTATCAAGCATGGTGGTGTCCATAATCAGGGGGATGGTGGTGATATATATGGCCCAGAGACTGATGATTCTGAATGGGAGACAGCTAGTGAAAGTGATATAGGTAATGATGGAAGAGATGATAtgggtgatgatgatgatgatggtgattgGAATAATGATGATGAGAGGAAAGATTATGACAAACCTTCAATAAAAG AATTGAAGCATGGATACAATGTGCAGCTTGCGGAAGAAGAACCATGA
- the LOC130714946 gene encoding uncharacterized protein LOC130714946 isoform X2 produces the protein MKQETVTLVLVNLASIMQRADESLLPGVYKEVGAALNADPSALGSLTLFRSLVQSLCYPLAAYFATRHNRAHVIALGAFLWAAATFLVGISSTFLQVAISRGLNGIGLAIVIPAIQSLVADSTIDSNRGTAFGWLQLTGNMGSIIGGLFSVLIASTSFAGIAGWRIAFHLVALISIVVGILVRLFANDPNFSKSNEKAAQQAPNKSFYSEMKGLVKEAKSVIGIPTFQIIVAQGVFGSFPWSGLSFATLWLELKGFSHVTTAVLWTLFIVSASFGALFGGWMGDFLSLRLPNTGRIMLSQISAGSAIPLAAILLLALPDDPSTAFLHGLAFVIFGFCTAWNAPATNKNSPSEVPNCNICFGSIFRVYLGVLCSSYCGTFGSACVWF, from the exons ATGAAGCAAGAGACAGTGACACTGGTTCTGGTGAATCTAGCAAGCATTATGCAGAGAGCTGATGAGTCACTGCTACCAGGAGTTTACAAAGAGGTTGGTGCTGCTCTCAACGCTGATCCCTCTGCCTTAGGTTCACTCACTCTGTTTCGATCTCTGGTTCAGTCTCTTTGTTATCCACTTGCTGCATACTTCGCCACCCGACACAACCGTGCACATGTCATTGCTCTTGGTGCTTTTCTCTGGGCAGCTGCAACATTCCTCGTTGGCATCTCCTCCACCTTCTTACAG GTGGCAATTTCAAGAGGCTTAAATGGGATTGGACTTGCCATTGTTATTCCAGCAATCCAGTCCTTGGTTGCTGACTCCACCATTGATAGCAATCGCGGCACGGCTTTTGGGTGGCTGCAACTTACAGGAAACATGGGAAGCATCATTGGGGGTCTCTTCTCTGTACTCATAGCCTCAACATCATTTGCTGGTATAGCTGGTTGGAGAATAGCATTTCATCTGGTTGCATTAATCAGTATTGTAGTTGGTATTTTGGTACGCCTCTTTGCTAATGATCCAAATTTCTCAAAAAGCAATGAAAAAGCTGCACAACAAGCTCCAAACAAGTCCTTTTATTCTGAAATGAAAGGTCTAGTGAAAGAAGCAAAATCAGTAATTGGAATTCCAACATTTCAGATCATTGTGGCTCAGGGAGTGTTTGGATCATTCCCCTGGTCAGGCTTGTCATTTGCCACTCTTTGGTTAGAGTTAAAAGGCTTTTCCCATGTCACAACAGCAGTCCTTTGGACACTGTTTATAGTTTCTGCTTCATTTGGAGCTTTGTTTGGAGGATGGATGGGTGATTTTTTATCCCTAAGGTTACCAAACACTGGAAGAATAATGCTGTCACAAATAAGTGCTGGTTCAGCCATTCCTTTAGCTGCAATTTTGTTGTTGGCATTGCCTGATGATCCATCCACAGCCTTCTTGCATGGTCTGGCTTTCGTCATCTTTGGATTCTGTACAGCTTGGAATGCTCCAGCAACTAACAA AAATAGTCCCAGTGAAGTCCCGAACTGCAATATATGCTTTGGATCAATCTTTCGAGTCTATCTTGGGGTCCTTTGCTCCTCCTATTGTGGGACTTTTGGCTCAGCATGTGTATGGTTTTAG
- the LOC130714946 gene encoding uncharacterized protein LOC130714946 isoform X1 translates to MKQETVTLVLVNLASIMQRADESLLPGVYKEVGAALNADPSALGSLTLFRSLVQSLCYPLAAYFATRHNRAHVIALGAFLWAAATFLVGISSTFLQVAISRGLNGIGLAIVIPAIQSLVADSTIDSNRGTAFGWLQLTGNMGSIIGGLFSVLIASTSFAGIAGWRIAFHLVALISIVVGILVRLFANDPNFSKSNEKAAQQAPNKSFYSEMKGLVKEAKSVIGIPTFQIIVAQGVFGSFPWSGLSFATLWLELKGFSHVTTAVLWTLFIVSASFGALFGGWMGDFLSLRLPNTGRIMLSQISAGSAIPLAAILLLALPDDPSTAFLHGLAFVIFGFCTAWNAPATNNPIFAEIVPVKSRTAIYALDQSFESILGSFAPPIVGLLAQHVYGFRPIPKGSSNSVEIETDRENAASLAKALYSAFIIPMILCVSIYSILYCTYPRDRERAKMVALVDSEMQQMEVEDDTKEEYCEIPVFQSNGLNGKESSEIDIDYPREKSIDLDDDDDEKVLLPP, encoded by the exons ATGAAGCAAGAGACAGTGACACTGGTTCTGGTGAATCTAGCAAGCATTATGCAGAGAGCTGATGAGTCACTGCTACCAGGAGTTTACAAAGAGGTTGGTGCTGCTCTCAACGCTGATCCCTCTGCCTTAGGTTCACTCACTCTGTTTCGATCTCTGGTTCAGTCTCTTTGTTATCCACTTGCTGCATACTTCGCCACCCGACACAACCGTGCACATGTCATTGCTCTTGGTGCTTTTCTCTGGGCAGCTGCAACATTCCTCGTTGGCATCTCCTCCACCTTCTTACAG GTGGCAATTTCAAGAGGCTTAAATGGGATTGGACTTGCCATTGTTATTCCAGCAATCCAGTCCTTGGTTGCTGACTCCACCATTGATAGCAATCGCGGCACGGCTTTTGGGTGGCTGCAACTTACAGGAAACATGGGAAGCATCATTGGGGGTCTCTTCTCTGTACTCATAGCCTCAACATCATTTGCTGGTATAGCTGGTTGGAGAATAGCATTTCATCTGGTTGCATTAATCAGTATTGTAGTTGGTATTTTGGTACGCCTCTTTGCTAATGATCCAAATTTCTCAAAAAGCAATGAAAAAGCTGCACAACAAGCTCCAAACAAGTCCTTTTATTCTGAAATGAAAGGTCTAGTGAAAGAAGCAAAATCAGTAATTGGAATTCCAACATTTCAGATCATTGTGGCTCAGGGAGTGTTTGGATCATTCCCCTGGTCAGGCTTGTCATTTGCCACTCTTTGGTTAGAGTTAAAAGGCTTTTCCCATGTCACAACAGCAGTCCTTTGGACACTGTTTATAGTTTCTGCTTCATTTGGAGCTTTGTTTGGAGGATGGATGGGTGATTTTTTATCCCTAAGGTTACCAAACACTGGAAGAATAATGCTGTCACAAATAAGTGCTGGTTCAGCCATTCCTTTAGCTGCAATTTTGTTGTTGGCATTGCCTGATGATCCATCCACAGCCTTCTTGCATGGTCTGGCTTTCGTCATCTTTGGATTCTGTACAGCTTGGAATGCTCCAGCAACTAACAA TCCAATATTTGCAGAAATAGTCCCAGTGAAGTCCCGAACTGCAATATATGCTTTGGATCAATCTTTCGAGTCTATCTTGGGGTCCTTTGCTCCTCCTATTGTGGGACTTTTGGCTCAGCATGTGTATGGTTTTAGACCAATCCCAAAAGGATCCTCAAATTCTGTTGAGATTGAAACAGATAGGGAAAATGCTGCATCACTTGCCAAGGCACTTTATAGTGCATTTATAATCCCCATGATACTATGTGTCTCCATCTACTCAATCCTTTACTGCACATACCCAAGGGACAGGGAGAGAGCAAAAATGGTTGCACTAGTGGATTCAGAAATGCAGCAGATGGAGGTGGAAGATGACACAAAAGAAGAATATTGTGAAATTCCTGTTTTCCAGTCAAATGGGCTGAATGGTAAGGAAAGTAGCGAGATTGACATTGATTATCCAAGGGAGAAGAGCATAGActtagatgatgatgatgatgagaaagTTTTGCTGCCCCCGTAG